A window of the Helianthus annuus cultivar XRQ/B chromosome 4, HanXRQr2.0-SUNRISE, whole genome shotgun sequence genome harbors these coding sequences:
- the LOC110941292 gene encoding 14-3-3 protein 2: MSLPAREQHVYMAKLAEQAERYDEMVEFMEKVSETDELTVEERNLLSVAYKNVIGARRASWRIISSIEQKEESRGNEDHVKVIKEYRAKIEAELTRVCEGILKLLDSRLIPKASTGDSKVFYLKMKGDYHRYLAEFKTAGERKDAAESTLTAYKSAQDIANSELAPTHPIRLGLALNFSVFYYEILNSPDRACSLAKQAFDEAIAELDTLGEESYKDSTLIMQLLRDNLTLWTSDMQEDGGDEIKEAAAGGKQSEEQPPQ; this comes from the exons ATGTCGTTACCGGCGCGCGAACAGCACGTCTACATGGCGAAACTCGCCGAACAAGCCGAACGCTACGACGAAATGGTCGAATTCATGGAAAAAGTGTCCGAAACCGACGAACTCACAGTCGAAGAACGAAACCTGCTCTCGGTGGCGTACAAGAACGTGATCGGGGCTCGTAGGGCGTCGTGGAGGATCATATCGTCGATCGAGCAGAAAGAGGAGTCGCGAGGGAATGAGGATCAtgtgaaggtgatcaaggagtATAGAGCGAAGATCGAAGCGGAGCTTACTAGGGTTTGTGAGGGGATTTTGAAGCTGCTGGACTCGAGATTGATTCCGAAGGCGAGTACGGGTGATTCGAAGGTGTTTTATTTGAAGATGAAGGGGGATTATCATCGGTATCTTGCTGAGTTTAAGACTGCTGGTGAAAGGAAAGATGCTGCTGAGAGTACTCTTACTGCTTATAAGTCTGCTCAG GATATAGCAAACAGTGAACTTGCACCAACACACCCTATTCGCCTTGGACTGGCTCTCAATTTCTCTGTGTTTTACTATGAGATTTTGAACTCTCCTGACCGAGCTTGTAGCCTTGCCAAACAG GCTTTTGATGAAGCAATTGCTGAGTTGGATACCTTGGGTGAGGAGTCCTACAAAGATAGCACCTTGATCATGCAACTCCTTCGTGACAACCTCACTCTGTGGACCTCTGATATGCAG